From the genome of candidate division KSB1 bacterium:
TTTGGGTGACATGCTGGAAATGGGTGCCAGCGCCGAGGCGGTGCATCGCGAGCTGGGCGAGTTCATCGCCACGCTTCCCATCCAGGCGGTGTTCGCCTATGGTCCCCAGATGCGGCACCTGGTGCATGCCATCGGCCAGCATTGCTGGGCGCTGCATTTTGAAGACAAGAACGATTTGATGTATGAAGTGAGCCGGTCGGTGCGCGCGGGGGATATTCTCCTGCTCAAGGGCAGCCGGGGCATGGCGATGGAACAAGTTTTGGAAAAGCTGCCGGCGCCGGCGTGACGCACCAACACCTGCAGGTGGGTTGCGGGCGAGGGGTACAACCAAGGGAACCGTCATGTTCTACTATCTGCTCTATCCGTTGAGCAAACATGTTTCCGGTTTCAATCTGTTCCAATACATCTCGGTGCGGGCGGCGTTTGCCGCAATCACCGCACTGTTGATCAGTTTTCTGGTGGGGCCGCGCTTGATTCATGCGCTGCGGGTGCGGCTGATCGGCCAGGAAGTGCGCAAGGACGGCCCGCAGACCCATTTGAAAAAACAGGGCACGCCCACCATGGGCGGCTTCATCATCCTGGCGGCGGTGCTGCTGCCCACGTTGTTGTGGGCGCGCGCCACCATCTATGTCGGCCTGGTCGTGCTCGCCACCGTGTGGATGGGCATCGTCGGCTTCATTGACGACTATTTAAAAGTCGTGAAGAAGCTGCCCAAAGGGCTTTACGGCCGCTACAAGATCGTGGGACAGGTGTCGCTGGGATTCGTGCTCGGCACGATCATCTACTTCGCGCCGCAATTCGACGGCATTGCCACGCTCACCACCGTGCCGTTTTTCAAAAATTTCGAATTCGACCTGGGCCTGAACCTGGCGTATCCCCTGAGTTTCATCCCCTACGTGCTGGTGGTGATCTTCATCATTACCGCCACCAGTAATTCGGTGAATCTCACCGACGGTCTCGACGGTCTGGCCGCCGGCCTGGTGGCGATCTCCGCCGCGGCCTGGGCGCTGATCAGCTATGTTTCCGGCCGCACGGATTTCAGCGATTATCTCAACATTCTGTTTCTGCCGGGTGCCGGTGAACTCACGGTCTTCTGTGCGGCGTTGTTCGGCGCGACGCTGGGTTTCCTGTGGTACAACACCCATCCGGCGCAGGTGTTCATGGGCGACACCGGCTCGCTGGCGCTCGGCAGTGCGCTGGGTGCGCTCGCGGTGTTGGTGAAGAAGGAACTGCTGCTGCCGATCATCGGCGGCATGTTCGTGGCGGAGAGCCTCTCCGTCATTTTGCAGGTGTGGTATTTCCGGCGCACCGGCGGCAAGCGCATCTTTCGCATGGCCCCGCTGCATCATCATTTCGAGCTGAAGGGTTGGAGCGAGCCGCAGGTGGTCGTGCGCTTCTGGATCATCGGCATTCTGCTCGCGCTGCTCACGCTGGCCACTTTCAAGGTGCGCTGATGGCACGCCGTCCGATCGATGTCCTGCTGCTGGTTGCGGTGCTGCTGTTGCTGCTGCTCAGCGTCTATTTCGTGTTCACCGCCAGCTCGGCGCGGGCGGAGCGCCTGCACCAGGACAGCATGTTCTATCTCAAACGCCAGTTGATCCGCCTGCTGCTCGGCCTGCTGCTCGGTTTTCTGATGATGCGGCTCGATTACCATCACCTGCTGCGCCTGTCACCGCTGGTCTATTTGCTCGGCGTCGCGCTGCTGGTGGCACTGTTGTTTGCGCCCGAGTCCTGGACCATTCGTGGCTCGCAGCGCTGGTTCCTGATCGGCCCGCTGCAGTTTCAGCCCTCCGAGCTCGCCAAATATGGCTTGATTCTTTATCTCGCCATGAATCTCGCCAAGCCGCAGCTCGACATCCGCCAGCTCGGTGACGGGCTGATGCCGCAACTCCTGCTCGCCGGCGTGGTGGTGGTGGCCGTGGCGCTCGAACCGGATATGGGCACGGCGCTGATTATTGCGGCCACGGTGGCGGCCATGCTCTTTCTGGCCGGCGCCCGCTGGTCACATCTTTTCGCCCTGTTTTCCTCGATGGTGCTGGCAGGGCTGGCGTTCACGGCGCGTGTCGCCTATCAGCGCGGCCGCATCGAAGCTTTCGTGGAATCCCTGCTGGGCAATGCCGAACCCTCCTGGCAGGTGAAGCAATCGTTGATTGGCCTGGGCACCGGCGGCCTGCTGGGCGTGGGATTGGGCCAGAGCAAACAAAAGCTCCTGTTTCTGCCCGACCCCTACACCGATTTCATCCTGGCCATCATCGGAGAAGAGCTGGGATTGCTCGGAACACTGACGGTGGTGCTGCTGTTTTTGGTGATTCTCTGGCGCGGTTTCAGCATCGCGCGCCAGGCGCCGGATAACGCCGGCAGGCTGGTCGCCTTCGGCATCACCTGCACCCTCGGGTTGGGTGCTTTTGTGAACATGTCGGTGGTCACCAATCTGCTGCCCACCACCGGCATCCCGCTGCCGTTCGTGAGTTACGGCGGCACCGCGCTCATCATGAATTTGATCGGTGTCGGCATATTGCTCAACATCTCGACCCAGGGCAGCGGCACGAGCCGGCCGGGCCGTGGCCTGGCAAAAATTCCGTTGGCGCGTGTGCAGTGGTATCGTGACCGCAAGCAATCTGATGGCTGATTCTGAACCTTTGCGCCTGGTTTTCGCCGGCGGCGGCACCGGTGGCCATCTTTATCCCGCGCTGGCACTGGCCGAGGCCTTTGCCCGGCAGTGGCCACAGGTGCAAACGCTTTTCATCGGCTCGGCGCACGGCCTGGAGAGCCGCGTGGTGCCGCCGCTCGGCCATCGCCTGGAACTGATACCGGTGCGCGGTCTGCTGCGCAAGCTGACCTGGAGCAATCTTCTGGTGCCGGTCTATCTGCTGCAAAGCGTGCAGCGCTGCCGCAGGTTGTTTCGGCAATTTCAGCCGCATCTCGTCATTGGCACCGGCGGCTATGTCAGCGGGCCGGCCTTGCTGGCCGCCTGGCTGCGGGGAACAAAATTCGTGATTCAAGAACAGAACAATTATCCCGGCCTGGTCAACCGTCTGTTGGGCAGGCGTGCGCATGCCGTCTTTCTCAGCTTTGAAGAAAGCCGCAAATATTTTCCGCGGCAGGAGCGCGTGTATGTCGTCGGCAATCCTGTGCGCCGCCAGTTGCGCGAGCGCACACCGTCATTGCGCGCCGCCGCCGCCCGCGCCTGGCAGCTCGATGCGGCGCTTACCACCCTGCTGGTGTTTGGCGGCAGCCAGGGCGCCCGCCGGATCAATCAGGTCATGGCCGAGTTGCTGCCGCAATTGACCGGGATTGACGGGCTGCAAGTGTTGTGGGCTACCGGTCCCGCGCACTTCGAGCAACTTGCGCCGCTCGCCGCGCACACGCCACGTCTGCGTCTGGTGCCTTACATCGAGGACATGAGCCTGGCCTATGCCCTGGCGGATTTCGTGCTCTGCCGCGCCGGCGCCTCGACGATTTTCGAGCTGGCTGCCTGCGGCCTGCCGGCGGTGTTGATTCCGTTTCCGTTCGCCACCGCGGATCATCAAACTTTCAATGCCCGCGCGATGGTGCAGGCCGGCGCTGCCGTGATGATCCCGGAACGGGAGCTGCGTATGGAAACTCTGTTGCAGACGCTGCGCACGCTGGCACTGGATGCCGGCCGCCGTGCCGAGATGGCGGCGGCCGCCCGGCGGATGGCGCGGCCGCATGCAGCCGATGACATCGTTGCGCTCTGCCTGCAGTTGCTGCAGTCCGCTCCGGCCGCGTAACGTCTGCCGTTCCTCCGGATCAGGGGAGGCGGCCCGGATGACAGAAAACCGGGACATGCAGAAACAGCATGCTGCCCGCAAGTTTGTGACTGTTTCAAAGGGTGTTGCGACATGGCAGTAAAACGCTATGGCAAATCCTTCTTCTTTGCCACCACTGTCATGCTCAGCGGTCTGCATGTGCAGAACTGGGTGGCCCACGACGCCAGCTTTCACGTGCAGCAAGTGGTGGTGAAGGGCAATGTGTTGCTGAGCACGGAGACAATCATCAAAACGGCGCAGGTGCCGCAGGGCGAGCGCACTTTCCGCATCAATGTCAGTGAAATCGAAGCACGCCTGGCGACCCTGCCCTTCGTGCAGGAAGTGCAGGTCAGCCGCGTTTATCCCGCGACCGTCACGATCTGGGTGAAGGAACAAGAGCCGGTGGCGCTGCTCAACCACAAGGGTTTGTGGCCGCTCGCCGCTGATGGCGAAGTGCTGCCACAGGTGGAAGCCGGCGTCCGCCTGGATTTGCCGGTGGTCACGGGCGCGGCGCTGGATCCGGCGAGCCAGGGCAGGCGGTTGACAGCCGCCGGGGTGCAATTGTGCGACTTCATCCGCACCCTGCGCCAGCACAATCCGCTCATGTATCACGACATCTCCGAATTCCACTTGCAGCCAGAGGGCGGGTTGATTTTGTATCTCTATTCCTACGGGGTGCCGGTTTATGTGGGCCGCCAGGACTGGTTCGAACGCTGTGAGCGTCTGGACACCGTGCTGCGGCAATTGCCGGCACACGGCGGCCGGCTGGCTGCCATTGATCTGCGTTTTGAGAATCAAGTTGTGACGAGAGTTGCGGGATAAACCTGGTTACCGGCGCCAGTGGCGCGGGAACAGTCTGGCACGCCCGGCAATCAGCAACGACCACAAGGAGAGACCATGGTACTCGATTACATCTGCGCGCTGGATATTGGCACCACCAAAATTTGCGCGCTCATTGCCGAGGTGGACGAGCACGGCCAGCTCAAGATCATCGGCATGGGAACCACGCCCTCGGAGGGCCTGCGCCGCGGCGTCGTGATCAATCTCGAGCGCACGATTCAATCGATTCTGCGCGCCAAGGACGAGGCCGAACGCATGGCCGGCGTGGAGATTCAGGCGGTGTACACCGGCATTGCCGGCGATCACATCCGCAGCATCAACGGCCGCGGCGTGGTGGCGGTCACCGGTGAAGATCACGTCATCACCGTCGAAGACAAGCGCCGGGTGATCGACGCCGCCAAGGCCGTGGCCCTGCCCTTTGACCGCGAGATCATTCACATTCTGCCACAGGCCTTCATCGTCGATGACCAGCGCGGCATCGATGATCCCGTCGGCATGAGCGGCGTGCGCCTGGAGGCCGAGGTGCACATCGTCACCGGCGCGGTGACCTCCGCGCAAAACATCTGCCGGTGCATCGAGCGCGCCGGCATGGTGGTGCAGGATCTCGTGCTGGAACCGCTCGCCTCCAGCTATGCCACGCTCACCGACGATGAAAAGAACCTGGGCGTGGCCCTGCTCGACATCGGCGGCGGCACCACCGACATCGCGATGTTCTACGAAGGCTGCATCCGCCACACCGCCATCGTCGGCCTGGGCGGCAAGAACATCACCAACGATCTGGCACACGGCCTGCGCACCCCCATCGACCGTGCCGAGCTGCTCAAAATCGCGCACGGCGCGGCCATGCACCTGGACAACGAGCGTGACGAGACCATCGAGGTGTTTGGCGTCGGCGGCCGGCCGCCGCGCAAGGTCTCGCGTCAGGTGTTGATCGACATCATTCAGCCGCGCGTCGAGGAAATTCTGGAGCTCACGCTCAACGAGCTGAAAAAATCCGATTACTTCAAACTCATGACCGCGGGCGCCGTCCTGACCGGCGGCTGCGCCATGCTCCCCGGCATCATCGAACTGGCGGAGTCGATCTTTGACATGCCGGTCAAACTCGGGGTGCCCAATACCGTGAACTCGGTCACCGCTGAAGTCAACAAGCCGAATCATGCCACCGGCGTGGGGTTGATCCTGTACGGCTACCAGCACAAAGCCGAAGCCGAGGGTCTGGCCAGCCCGAATGAGACGCACTTGTTCGACAAGATTGCCGATCGCATGAAGCGGTGGTTTGGTGTCGTCAATCGTGCGGCCTGAGCTGTCCCGCAGGCTCGGTCGCAGCAGCCCGGCCGCACTCCTGCCGGGGAATGACCAACGACGGCTCCGCGAGGGGCTCCTACCAACAAGGAGAAGTCTCCATGAATCTACGATTGAATTTCGACGAGGGCAGCTTGATGGCGGCACGCATGAAAGTGGTCGGCGTTGGCGGCGCCGGTTGCAATGCCGTCAATCGTATGATTGCCGCGGGCTTGACCGGCGTTGATTTTGTCGCCATCAACACGGATGTGCAGGCGCTCGACACCTCCAAGTCCACCCACCGGATCCAAATCGGTAAAACCACCACCCGTGGTCTGGGCGCCGGTGCGGATCCCGAAATCGGCCGCAAAGCCATCGAGGAAGACCGCGAAGCGGTCGCGGAAATTCTCGAGGGCTGCGACATGGTGTTCGTCACCTGCGGCATGGGCGGCGGCACCGGCACCGGCGCCGCTCCGATCGTCGCGGAGATCGCCAAAGATCTCGGCGCGCTCACCGTTGCCATCGTCACCAAGCCGTTCGCCTTCGAGGGCAACAAACGCTGGAAACGCGCGGAAGAAGGCCTGATGGAGATGAAGCAGCGGGTGGACACCATGATCGTCATTCCCAACCAGCGCCTGCTCGCGGTGGTGCCCAAAGGCACGCCCCTGGTGGAAGCCTTTCGCCAGGCCGACGAGGTGTTGCTGCATGCCACCAAGGGCATCTCCGATTTGATCACCATTCCGGGTCTGATCAATCTCGACTTCGCCGACGTGCGCACCGTGATGAGCGAGATGGGCGATGCCCTCATGGGCGCCGGCGTTGCCAACGGCGACGAACGCGCGATTCGCGCGGCCCAGCAGGCCATTTCCAGCCCCTTGCTCGAAGACGTGTCGATTGCAGGCGCCCTCGGCGTGCTGGTCAACATCACCGGCGGCCCGGATTTGACCCTGCACGAAGTCAATGATGCCGCCAGCGTCATCTCCGAAGCTGCCGGCAGTGAGGCCAACGTCATCTTCGGCGCGGTGATCGATGACAACATGCACGATGACGTGCGTGTCACAGTTATCGCCACCGGCTTCCGCAACAACGGCCGGAGCGCGAGCACCGGCCGGCAAAACCGGCTGCCGCGTTTCATCGATACCACCGTCAGGGAACTCGACATTCCAACCTACCAGCGCCGCGAAAAAAACGGCCACAACGGCCATGCCGAGCCGATTATCCGGCCGCTGGAGGAAGAATACGTGCCGGTACCGGAACCCCCCGCTGATTATGACGTGCCGGCATTTCTGCGAAAAAAAATGGGATGATGAGGCCGGCTTCTCCGCCAGTCACCGGGACAGAAGCCTGCCAGGCAGCACCTGCACACGGTGAGCCCCGCCCTCGCAGCCCTGCACGCCACACTCTCATTGGCGGCGGTGCAGGGCTGCGCTTTTTTACTCTCGCATGAACGAATTCTTGTCCCTTCGAAATTGCAGCCTTTTCTGGGAAAGGTCGCAGCAACGGCGGGGCCGCGGCATTGCGAATCTCAGCGTCTCACCGTGCTCGAAATTTTGGAAGTCTCGGTTCCGCCGGGGATGGAACTTTTGTTGACAAACACGAATGAGTGGTTCCTACGCAAAAACGGTAAATCATCATGCCCGCACAACCGAATCCCCATCGCTATCAAGAAATGACCTATCGCCGCTGCGGCCGCAGCGGCCTGAAGCTGCCCGCGATTTCTCTCGGCCTGTGGCACAACGCCGGCGATGTCGATCCGCTGGAAAACACCCGTGCGCTGGTGCGGCTGGCATTTGACCACGGCATCACGCATTTCGACCTGGCCAACAACTACGGCCCGCCGCCGGGTTCCGCCGAGCGCAACTTCGGCAGAATTCTCAAAGAAGATCTCGCCGCCCATCGCGACGAGATGATCATTTCCACCAAGGCCGGCTACCTCATGTGGCCGGGCCCCTATGGCGAGTGGGGCTCGCGCAAGCATCTGCTGGCAAGCCTCGATCAGAGCCTCCAGCGCATGGGCCTGGAGTACGTCGATATTTTCTACAGCCACCGCCCGGATCCCGAAACCCCACTGGAAGAAACCATGATGGCACTGGCTCACGCCGTGCGCCAGGGCAAGGCACTGTACGTCGGCATCTCCAACTACAACACCGAGCAAACCCGCCGCGCGATCGAAATGCTGCGCGCCCTCGGCACCCCGTGTTTGATTCACCAGCCGGTGTACAACATGTTCAATCGCTGGGTGGAGGAAAGCCTGCTCGCACTGCTGGCGGAGCAGGGCGTCGGCTGCATTCCCTTTTCGCCGCTGGCCCAGGGTCTGCTCAGCTCGCGCTATTTGTCCGGCATTCCTGCGGATTCCCGCGCCGCCAGACCCACGGGCTTTTTGCGCAAGGAGCAAGTCACTGCCGAAAAAATCGAAAAAGCGAAAAAGCTGAATGAACTGGCGCAGCAACGCGGCCAGACGCTGGCGCAAATGGCGCTGGCGTGGATTCTGCGCCAACCGGCGGTGACCGCGGTGCTCATCGGCGCCAGCCGGCCGGAACAGTTGCAGGAGAATCTCCTCGCCCTGCAAAATCTCAACTTCTCCACCACAGAATTGCAGGCGATCGATGCGATCCTGGCGTGAGCCCTTGCTGTTTGTCCAAAATCACAGCCTTTGGGCAAAGTACTCCTGCCCAGGCCGGGCCGGCGCAGGCGGGACCCCGGCGTTTCTGCCGGGCTGCCAACTTCGGCCCGGCCGGGGCGGGAACATTACCGGCCAGACGCCTGCCATCACTGGAGCCCCACATGCGATTGGCAAGACGACGGCGCGTTGCCGTGCCGGCAGCGCTGGTTTTGACAATGCTTTTTTCCGCGTGCGAGCAACCGGGGGGATTCCGCGCCATGCAACTCGATCAAGGCTGGCAGTTCCGGCAGGCTGGTGCGGAGAAATGGCACCCCGCGCAGGTGCCGGGTGAGGTGCACACCGATCTGCTGCGCCAGGGTTTGATTGCAGACCCGTTCTATCGTGATAACGAGGGCAAATTGCAGTGGATCGGCAAAACCGACTGGGAATATCAGACTCGCTTCACGCTTCCCACCAGCCTGTGGCAGCACGAAAACCTCGATCTGGTGTTCCCGGGATTGGACACCTACGCCGACGTCTTTGTGAATGACTCACGGCTTCTGTGTGCGGACAACATGTTCCGCGAGTGGCGTGTGCCCTGCAAATCCCGCCTGCGCCCCGGCGAAAACACGCTGCGCGTGTATTTCCGCTCGCCCATCACCACCGTACTGCCGCGCATGGCACGCCTGCCCTATCAACGACCCGCCTCCAACGATCAGGGCGAGAAGACCAGCCCCTACACCCGCAAGGCGCCCTATCATTTTGGCTGGGATTGGGGCCCGCGCTTTGTCACCTGTGGAATCTGGCAGCCCGTGCGGCTGGAGGCCTGGGATGGCGCCCGCCTGGTTGATTGGCATATCATCCAAAATCAACTCACCGAAAAGAGTGCACGGCTCACCGCGGCGTTCGAGATTCATGCCACGCGGCCGCAACAGGTCGAGATCAGAATTGCCTCGGCAGAGAACGCTTTTGCGCCGCAGACCATCCGTTGCGAGCTGACCCCCGGCGTGCAAACGCACCGTCTGGACTTCACCATTGCGAACCCGCGGCTGTGGTGGCCCAACGGCATGGGTGAGCAACCGTTGTACACGGTTCACGCACAGTTGCGGGCAGGCGGCAAACGCCTCGGCGAGGTGGTCCGCCGCATCGGCCTGCGCACGGTGGAGTTGTGGCAGCAGCCCGATGCCTGGGGCCGCAGTTTCGAATTCGTCGTCAATGGTGTGCCGGTTTTTGCCAAGGGCGGCAACTGGATTCCCGCCGACAATTTCCTGAATCGCGTCGATGCGGCGCGCTATGCGCATTTGCTGCACTCTGTGAAAGAGGCCAACATGAACATGCTGCGGGTGTGGGGCGGCGGCATCTACGAAAACGAAAAATTTTATGAGCTGTGCGATGAACTGGGCCTGATGGTGTGGCAGGATTTCATGTTTGCCTGTTCGATGTATCCGGCACAACCGGCGGACCTGGCCAACCTCGAGCAGGAAGCGATTCATCAGGTGAAGCGGCTGCGCAATCATCCCAGCCTCGTGTTGTGGTGCGGCAACAACGAAGTCGAAGTCGCCTGGAAGGGCTGGGGCTGGCAGCAACAATATCCCGACTCGCTGTGGCAGGATTATCTGAAAATTTTCCATGACGTGTTGCCCAAAGTGTGCGCCACCCATGACCCCACGCGGCCCTACTGGCCCAGTTCGCCGACCTCCTACAACCAGGAAGACTGGCCCGGCTCGCCCAATTCTGGTGACATGCATTATTGGGGCGTGTGGCACGGCGCCGCGCCCTTCACCGCCTATTTGCAGCAAACCCCGCGCTTCATGAGCGAATACGGCTTCCAATCCTTCCCGCAGTTCGCGACGGTCAGGCAATTCGCGCTCCCGGAGGATTACGATCTGGCTTCACCGGTGATGCTGACCCACCAAAAACACAGCCGCGGCAATGAACTGATCCGCACCTACATGCTGCGCGAGTTTCCCGAACCCAAAGATTTTGCGGCTTTTTTGTACCTCAGTCAGATCGTGCAGGCCGATGGCCTCAAGCTCGGCACGGAACATCTGCGCCGGCTGCGCCCGCGTTGCATGGGCGCGCTGTACTGGCAGATCAACGATTGCTGGCCGGTGGCTTCGTGGTCCTCGATCGATTATTACGGCCGGTGGAAGGCACTGCATTACTTCGCCCGCCGCTTCTTCAGTCCGATTCTCGTCAGCCCGCACCTTGACAGCACAAAAGTCGACGTATATCTCGTTTCGGACGAGCGCGCGCCGATGGCGGCAACGCTGCATCTCAGCCTGATCGAATTCAACGGCCGGGTTTTGCGGCAGGAGGAAAAGCCGGTGTGGGTGAGAGCCTCGAGCAGCGCGAACTACTTCACCTGTGACAAACGGGAATGGCTGCCGGCCGGGGAGGAAAACCGCGCCTTCCTGCTTGCCGAGCTGCGCGCCGCCAACGGGGAAGTCCTGTCATCGAACACGCTGCTTTTCAAGCCGGTGAAGGACCTGCGGCTGCCCTCGCCGCAAATCCGCACGCAGGTGACTGCGGCCGCGAACGGCTTTCAAATCACGCTGGCCGCGGATCAATTTGCCAGCCATGTCTTCCTCACCACGGATGCGTGTGAGGGATTTTTCACCGACAACTATTTTCATCTCGTGCCGGGGCGGCCGGTGACCGTCGCGTTTCAAACCAAGGAAAGCATCACACCGGCCGATTTCGAGCGCAGCCTGCAGGTGAGCTCGCTGACTGACGCCTTTGC
Proteins encoded in this window:
- the mraY gene encoding phospho-N-acetylmuramoyl-pentapeptide-transferase; translation: MFYYLLYPLSKHVSGFNLFQYISVRAAFAAITALLISFLVGPRLIHALRVRLIGQEVRKDGPQTHLKKQGTPTMGGFIILAAVLLPTLLWARATIYVGLVVLATVWMGIVGFIDDYLKVVKKLPKGLYGRYKIVGQVSLGFVLGTIIYFAPQFDGIATLTTVPFFKNFEFDLGLNLAYPLSFIPYVLVVIFIITATSNSVNLTDGLDGLAAGLVAISAAAWALISYVSGRTDFSDYLNILFLPGAGELTVFCAALFGATLGFLWYNTHPAQVFMGDTGSLALGSALGALAVLVKKELLLPIIGGMFVAESLSVILQVWYFRRTGGKRIFRMAPLHHHFELKGWSEPQVVVRFWIIGILLALLTLATFKVR
- the ftsW gene encoding putative lipid II flippase FtsW, translating into MARRPIDVLLLVAVLLLLLLSVYFVFTASSARAERLHQDSMFYLKRQLIRLLLGLLLGFLMMRLDYHHLLRLSPLVYLLGVALLVALLFAPESWTIRGSQRWFLIGPLQFQPSELAKYGLILYLAMNLAKPQLDIRQLGDGLMPQLLLAGVVVVAVALEPDMGTALIIAATVAAMLFLAGARWSHLFALFSSMVLAGLAFTARVAYQRGRIEAFVESLLGNAEPSWQVKQSLIGLGTGGLLGVGLGQSKQKLLFLPDPYTDFILAIIGEELGLLGTLTVVLLFLVILWRGFSIARQAPDNAGRLVAFGITCTLGLGAFVNMSVVTNLLPTTGIPLPFVSYGGTALIMNLIGVGILLNISTQGSGTSRPGRGLAKIPLARVQWYRDRKQSDG
- the murG gene encoding undecaprenyldiphospho-muramoylpentapeptide beta-N-acetylglucosaminyltransferase; this encodes MADSEPLRLVFAGGGTGGHLYPALALAEAFARQWPQVQTLFIGSAHGLESRVVPPLGHRLELIPVRGLLRKLTWSNLLVPVYLLQSVQRCRRLFRQFQPHLVIGTGGYVSGPALLAAWLRGTKFVIQEQNNYPGLVNRLLGRRAHAVFLSFEESRKYFPRQERVYVVGNPVRRQLRERTPSLRAAAARAWQLDAALTTLLVFGGSQGARRINQVMAELLPQLTGIDGLQVLWATGPAHFEQLAPLAAHTPRLRLVPYIEDMSLAYALADFVLCRAGASTIFELAACGLPAVLIPFPFATADHQTFNARAMVQAGAAVMIPERELRMETLLQTLRTLALDAGRRAEMAAAARRMARPHAADDIVALCLQLLQSAPAA
- a CDS encoding FtsQ-type POTRA domain-containing protein, whose product is MAVKRYGKSFFFATTVMLSGLHVQNWVAHDASFHVQQVVVKGNVLLSTETIIKTAQVPQGERTFRINVSEIEARLATLPFVQEVQVSRVYPATVTIWVKEQEPVALLNHKGLWPLAADGEVLPQVEAGVRLDLPVVTGAALDPASQGRRLTAAGVQLCDFIRTLRQHNPLMYHDISEFHLQPEGGLILYLYSYGVPVYVGRQDWFERCERLDTVLRQLPAHGGRLAAIDLRFENQVVTRVAG
- the ftsA gene encoding cell division protein FtsA, with product MVLDYICALDIGTTKICALIAEVDEHGQLKIIGMGTTPSEGLRRGVVINLERTIQSILRAKDEAERMAGVEIQAVYTGIAGDHIRSINGRGVVAVTGEDHVITVEDKRRVIDAAKAVALPFDREIIHILPQAFIVDDQRGIDDPVGMSGVRLEAEVHIVTGAVTSAQNICRCIERAGMVVQDLVLEPLASSYATLTDDEKNLGVALLDIGGGTTDIAMFYEGCIRHTAIVGLGGKNITNDLAHGLRTPIDRAELLKIAHGAAMHLDNERDETIEVFGVGGRPPRKVSRQVLIDIIQPRVEEILELTLNELKKSDYFKLMTAGAVLTGGCAMLPGIIELAESIFDMPVKLGVPNTVNSVTAEVNKPNHATGVGLILYGYQHKAEAEGLASPNETHLFDKIADRMKRWFGVVNRAA
- the ftsZ gene encoding cell division protein FtsZ, yielding MNLRLNFDEGSLMAARMKVVGVGGAGCNAVNRMIAAGLTGVDFVAINTDVQALDTSKSTHRIQIGKTTTRGLGAGADPEIGRKAIEEDREAVAEILEGCDMVFVTCGMGGGTGTGAAPIVAEIAKDLGALTVAIVTKPFAFEGNKRWKRAEEGLMEMKQRVDTMIVIPNQRLLAVVPKGTPLVEAFRQADEVLLHATKGISDLITIPGLINLDFADVRTVMSEMGDALMGAGVANGDERAIRAAQQAISSPLLEDVSIAGALGVLVNITGGPDLTLHEVNDAASVISEAAGSEANVIFGAVIDDNMHDDVRVTVIATGFRNNGRSASTGRQNRLPRFIDTTVRELDIPTYQRREKNGHNGHAEPIIRPLEEEYVPVPEPPADYDVPAFLRKKMG
- the mgrA gene encoding L-glyceraldehyde 3-phosphate reductase, whose translation is MPAQPNPHRYQEMTYRRCGRSGLKLPAISLGLWHNAGDVDPLENTRALVRLAFDHGITHFDLANNYGPPPGSAERNFGRILKEDLAAHRDEMIISTKAGYLMWPGPYGEWGSRKHLLASLDQSLQRMGLEYVDIFYSHRPDPETPLEETMMALAHAVRQGKALYVGISNYNTEQTRRAIEMLRALGTPCLIHQPVYNMFNRWVEESLLALLAEQGVGCIPFSPLAQGLLSSRYLSGIPADSRAARPTGFLRKEQVTAEKIEKAKKLNELAQQRGQTLAQMALAWILRQPAVTAVLIGASRPEQLQENLLALQNLNFSTTELQAIDAILA
- a CDS encoding glycoside hydrolase family 2 protein, which encodes MQLDQGWQFRQAGAEKWHPAQVPGEVHTDLLRQGLIADPFYRDNEGKLQWIGKTDWEYQTRFTLPTSLWQHENLDLVFPGLDTYADVFVNDSRLLCADNMFREWRVPCKSRLRPGENTLRVYFRSPITTVLPRMARLPYQRPASNDQGEKTSPYTRKAPYHFGWDWGPRFVTCGIWQPVRLEAWDGARLVDWHIIQNQLTEKSARLTAAFEIHATRPQQVEIRIASAENAFAPQTIRCELTPGVQTHRLDFTIANPRLWWPNGMGEQPLYTVHAQLRAGGKRLGEVVRRIGLRTVELWQQPDAWGRSFEFVVNGVPVFAKGGNWIPADNFLNRVDAARYAHLLHSVKEANMNMLRVWGGGIYENEKFYELCDELGLMVWQDFMFACSMYPAQPADLANLEQEAIHQVKRLRNHPSLVLWCGNNEVEVAWKGWGWQQQYPDSLWQDYLKIFHDVLPKVCATHDPTRPYWPSSPTSYNQEDWPGSPNSGDMHYWGVWHGAAPFTAYLQQTPRFMSEYGFQSFPQFATVRQFALPEDYDLASPVMLTHQKHSRGNELIRTYMLREFPEPKDFAAFLYLSQIVQADGLKLGTEHLRRLRPRCMGALYWQINDCWPVASWSSIDYYGRWKALHYFARRFFSPILVSPHLDSTKVDVYLVSDERAPMAATLHLSLIEFNGRVLRQEEKPVWVRASSSANYFTCDKREWLPAGEENRAFLLAELRAANGEVLSSNTLLFKPVKDLRLPSPQIRTQVTAAANGFQITLAADQFASHVFLTTDACEGFFTDNYFHLVPGRPVTVAFQTKESITPADFERSLQVSSLTDAFAAPLARPE